GCCATCGACAACCTGATGGAGGATGCCGCGACCGCGGAGATCTCACGTTCGCAGGTGTGGCAGTGGATCCACCAGGATCGCTCCACCGAGGACGGCACCCGCATCACGCCGGAGTACATCGAGGGTCTGATCGCCCAGGTGCTGGCCGAGGCGACCCGCTCCGCGGGCGACCGGTTCGACGACGCCGCCGAAGTGTTCCGCGAGGTGTCGCTGGGCACGGAGTTCCCGGCGTTCCTGACGTTGTCGGCCTACTCGAAGTTCTTGGTCGAGACGGACTGACTGCCGATATGAAGATGGGCCGGATGCTGAGGCATCCGGCCCATCGCCGTGTTCAGCCGATCTCGCCGGCGAGCACCGTCTCTGCGAGCGCGTGCACTCGCGGCAGATGCTGCGTGCTGTAGAAGTCCGCATCCGTGAGGCGCGCGGCGTCCGTGTCGATCGGCGCCTCGTGCGCAGCCACGGCGACCACGGCGAGCGCGTGCATCCAGCCGCCGGCGAGCGTTCCGAGCAGCATGAGGTACGGAACGCTGACGGCGTAGGCATCGCGCGGAGCATCGGCGAAGCCGAGAACCGCGTCGGTCGCGCGGCGTGCGGCATCGAGCGCACGGGTGAGGCGACCGGCGAGCGGCGCACCGTTCAGATCGGCCACGGTCCGCTCGATCTCGGCGAACAGCTGGGCGGCGGTCGCGCCCTGATCGCGCAGCACCTTGCGTCCGATGAGATCGTTGGCCTGGATGGCCGTGGTGCCCTCGTAGATCGGCACGATACGGGCATCGCGGTAGTGCTGTGCCGCGCCGGTCTCTTCGATGAAGCCCATGCCGCCGTAGACCTGGATGCCGTCGGAGGTCACCCGAAGCGCCTCTTCGCTCGTCCATCCCTTGAGGATGGGGACGAACAGCTCAGCCATGCGAAGGACGTCCTGATCGTTCTCAGCGCGGTCGAACAGATCGCCGACGAACACCGACAGCGCACGCATGGCGAACACCTGGCTCGACATCGAGCCGAGGATGCGGCGCACATCAGGATGCTCGGCGATCGGGGCACCGGCCGGACGATCCATGACGCGCCCCTGCAGTCGGCCCGCGGCGTACGCTGCAGCCCCCTGGTAGGAGCGGTCCGAGATGCCGGTCGCCTGGTGGCCCATACCCACGCGGGCGGAGTTCATCATCACGAACATGCCGGCGAGGCCGCCGTGCAGCTCTCCGACGAGGTAGCCGGTGGCGTCCTCGTATGCGAGCACGCAGGTGGGGCTGGCGTGGATGCCGAGCTTGTGCTCGATCGCCACGGTCTCGATCCGGTTGCGCTCCCCCAGCGATCCGTCGGCATTCACCAGGAGGCGCGGAGCGACGAACAGGGACAAACCCTTGGCACCGTCCGGCGCACCGGGAGTCCGGGCGAGCACGAGGTGCACGATGTTCTCGGCGACGTCGTGGTCGCCCCAGGTGATGAAGATCTTCTGCCCGCTGATCGACCACGATCCGTCATCGCGCGGCGTGGCCGTCGTGCGGATCGCGCCGAGATCGGTGCCGGCATCCGGTTCGGTGAGATTCATCGTGCCGGTCCACTCACCGCTGACGAGCTTGGTCAGATAGATCTCGCGGAGCTCTTCGGATGCCGCGGCATCGAGCGCGTGGATGGCGCCGGAGCTCAGCATCCAGCACAGTGCGAACGCCGCATTCGACGCGTTCCAGATCTCGCCGAGTCCTGCGCCGACGGACGCCGGCAAACCGTCGCCCCCCGCGGATTCAGGGGCGGTCGCCGTCACCCAGCCCGCCTCGACGAGGGACTGGTACGCCTGTGCGAAACCATCCGGCAGATGCACTTCGCCCTCCCGCAGCTGGGCACCGGTCTTGTCGCCCTGCGCATCGAGCGGAGCGAGCACCTCTGCGGCGAGCTCTCCGGCGCCGGAGATGATCTCGACGGCGTCTTCGGCAGTGAGCGCGCCGTTCGAAGCCGTGGCGACGATATCGCGGCCGAACGCCTCTCCGTAGAGGAAGGCGTAGTCCGCGACGGGCGGGACATAGGGGGTGTTGACGGTCATCGACGACTCCTGACAGTGAGAGACTCCGAATCATACTAACTGAGACTGAGTTCCACGCCTAGATGCACGCGGTCGAAGGCTGTGGATAACGTGCGCAGCACCGTGGGGATGCTCGTTACGCTCGCCGTCATGTCGACCCTCACGCCGCGCCGCCGCATCGAGGCACGCATCCGGCGCATCGTCTCCCTCGCGGTCAGCGCATTCTGCGGTGTGATCCTGGTAGCGAACACCGTGCTGTTCGTGGAGCGCCCCTCGACGTTCTTCACCGATGGGGCATTCGGACTGACACCGATACCCACCCTGCTCGTGCACGCGCTGCGATGGACGCCCGTCGCCGCAGCCGCGGCAGTACTCATCGTCGGCACGATGCCCGAAGCGGCGAAAGGGTCGCCACCTGTCGACCCGCTACCCGGGCGGCTTCCCATGATTGCCGCAGTGGTCGTGCTCTGCGTCTCCGTCGCATTCCTCGCCGTGCCCAGCGTGATACTCATCGCGTCGATCATGGCGGTCGTGCTCGTGCCGATCCTCTGAGATGCACCGCTCCCCTCGTCGGGCAGGAGTCTCGTCCGACACCGGCTGACGCATCCGAGTAGCATCTGAGGTGTGACCGAACGCGCACCTCTCTCCCGCAAACTGTCCGCCATCGCCGAGTCCGCGACCCTCAAGGTCGACGCCAAAGCCAAGGCACTGAAGGCCGAGGGCAAGCCCGTCATCTCCTACGCGGCCGGCGAACCCGACTTCGCCACCCCGCAGTTCATCGTCGATGCTGCAGCGGAGGCGCTCGCCGACCCGGCGAACTACCGCTACACACCCGCGCCCGGCCTTCCCGCGCTCCGCGAGGCGATCGCAGCCAAGACGCTGCGCGACTCCGGCCTCGAGGTCTCGCCCAGCCAGGTGATCGTCACGAACGGCGGCAAGCAGTCCGTCTACCAGGCCTTCCAGACCGTCCTCAACCCCGGCGACGAAGTTCTGCTGCCCGCCCCCTATTGGACGACTTACCCTGAAGCGATCGCACTGGCCGACGGCATCCCTGTCGAGGTGTTCGCCGGCGCCGACCAGGACTACAAGGTCACGGTCGAGCAGCTCGAGGCCGCCCGTACCGACCGGACCACCGCGCTCGTGTTCGTGTCGCCTTCGAACCCCACCGGCTCCGTGTACACCGCCGAGGAGACGAAGGCGATCGGCGAGTGGGCCGTCGAGCACGGCATCTGGATCGTCTCCGACGAGATCTACCAGAACCTCACGTACGAAGGCACCAAGGCCACCTCGATCGTGGAGGCGGTTCCGGAGGCCGCAGCACAGACGATCCTCGTCAACGGCGTCGCCAAGACCTACGCGATGACCGGATGGCGCGTGGGCTGGATGGTCGGCCCCGCCGATGCGATCAAGGTCGCCGGCAACCTGCAGTCCCACCTCACCAGCAACGTGAACAACGTCGCGCAACGCGGCGCGATCGCCGCGCTGAACGGACCGCAGACCGAGTCGGAGAAGTTCCGTGAGGCGTTCGACCGCCGCCGACGACTGATCGTCGCCGAACTCTCGAAGATCGACGGCGTTCGTGTTCCGAACCCGCTGGGTGCGTTCTACGTCTACCCCGACGTGCAAGGCCTGCTGAACCGCACGTGGGGCGGCGTGACCCCGACGACGTCGCTGGAGCTTGCAGACCTGATCCTGGATCAGGCCGAGGTCGCGGTCGTTCCCGGCGAAGCTTTCGGCCCGTCAGGGTATCTGCGCCTGTCGTACGCGTTGGGCGACGAACAACTGTTGGAGGGCATCCAGCGCCTGCAGCGCCTCTTCGCGTGATTTCGCCGACCTCGGCAGTCGCTACTCCTGATACCCGATGAGCCAGCGGATGCCGTAGCGATCGGTCACCTGACCGTCGAAGTCGCCCCAGGGACGCTTCTGCAATGGGTCGATCGCCGTGCCTCCGACGGACAACTGCGCGAACCACTCCTGCAGCACCTCGGGCTCAGCAGTGCCGAGCAGCGAGAAGCTCGCACCGACGATGTGCACGGAGTCCTGGTCAGGACCGGCATCCGAGCCGGACAGCTCGACGTTGCCGGAGATCCCGCCGTGCGCGATCGCATCACTGGGCCCATCTGTACGGCTGAACTGCTCGTACGTGAACAGCGACAGCTCGCCACCGAACACCTCGTGGTAGAAGGTCAGCGCCTCACGGGCGTTGCCGGGGAAGAACAGGTATGGGACGAGTCCACTCATGCGGGCGAGTGTAGCGCGAACGTCCTACAGCCCGACTCGGCTACAGTTCGACGTCGATCAGCACCGGCTCCGGCTGCAGCAGCAGTCCGAACTCCGCCTGCACCCGTGCCTGGATGAACCGGGCGAGCTCTGCCAACTCGTCAGCCGTCGCCCCTCCCCGGTTCGTCAGCGCGAGCGCGTGCTTGGTCGATACCCCTGCGCGCGAGCGCGGCAGCCTGAACCCCTTCGATATACCGGCGTGCTCGATGAGCCAGCCCGCACTCACCTTCACGTCGCTGCGCACGGTCTGCGTCGGGGCGATGTAGCCGTCGTATGCGCCGAGCGGAATGACGGTCACCGCATCCAGATCGGGCGCGACCGGCCACCTCGGACATTCCGGTGGCAGCTGCAGCGCGACCGACTCGGGCACGATCGCGTTCTGGAAGAACGAACCGGCACTCCAGGTGTCCGGATCCTCCGGATTCAGCAGCATCCCCTTCTCCGCGCGAATCCGCAGAATCTGCTCTCGCACCCAGCCAAGGGGCACTGCCCCTTCTGCAGCGTCGCCCGCTAACCCGAGCGCACGTCGCAACTGGTCACCGCGAACGATGCGACCGGCATCGCCGACCTCTGCGAGATCCAACGTCACCGAGAGGATCACGGCACGCCTCAGCGGCACTCCGCCGTAGTGGTGCTTGAGCACGGAGGTGCGGAAGCCGAGCCCGAGCTCGGATGCCGGCACCGTCGAGACTTCGCCGGTGGACTCGTCGATCAGCTCGACCTCGACGAGCGTCGATTGGATCTCCTGCCCGTACGCACCGACGTTCTGCACCGGTGCTGCCCCGACCGTGCCGGGGATGCCGCTCATCGCCTCGATGCCGGCGAGCCCCTGCTCCACGGTGTAGGCGACCAGGGCGTCCCAATCGTGCCCGGCCTGGGCGCGCACGCGCACGCGACCTTCATGCGGGGACGGAAGTCGTTCGACACCAGAGGTCAGCACACGGATGACGGTGCCGTAGAAGGACTCATCTCCGGCGAACAGGTTCGATCCCCCGCCCAGCACGAACCATTCATCGCCGCGAGCCCAGGTGTCGCGCAGCGCGTCGACGAGGTCAGGGGTGGTCGTCGCATCCAGCATGCGCTCCGGGGCGGCGCCGGTGCGCAACGTCGTCAACTGCGCAAGGGGGATCGGGGTGATCTCGGTCATGTCCGGCGACTCAGAGCGCGACGCGCAGCTGCGCTTTGACCAGGACGGTCGCCTCGGCGAACGTGACCTTGAGATCGATTCGCGCTGAGGACTCGTCCGTTGCGGCGACCGTTGCGCGCACGTGCACGTCAGCACCATCAACCGGATCGACGATCACAGGCTTGGTGAAGCGCACCCCGTAGTCGAGAATGCGGACGCCGGGTTCGAGTGCGGCGACGACGACCGACGAAGCGAGCCCCATCGTCAGCATCCCATGGGCGAGCACTCCGGGGAGTCCTACCGACTCGGCGATGTCGTCGCGGTAGTGGATGGGGTTGAAATCTCCGGATGCTCCCGCGTAACGCACCAGCGATTCACGAGTGAGGTGAATCGTGCGTTCGGCGATCACATCTCCGACGGTGTAGGTGGTGCCGCTCATGCCTCCGCCTTCCGGTCGTTGTCGTCAGAGCCGACCAGCAGCACGCTCGTCGCCGTGACGACGTGGGAGCCTGCGGCATCCGTGATCTCTGCTTCACTCGTGATCATCGCGTTGCCGGCCATCATGCGGATGCCGGTCACGGTGAGCCGTCCGGAAAGCTCGTCGCCCGCGACGATCGGTCGGGAGTAAGCGAAGCGCTGCTCGGCGTGGATGGTGCGCGCGAGCACGATGCCGGAATCGGGTTCGCTCAGCAGCTGCTGCAGGGTCTGGTCCTGGATCACCATCGCGAAGGTCGGCGGAGCCACCACATCGGCGTAGCCGAGCGCGCGCGCGGCGGCGACATCGGTGTGCAGCGGAGCATCGGCGAAGACGGCGCGCGCGAACTCGCGCACCTTCTCACGACCGACCAGGTAGGGCGGGGTTTCAGGGAACTCGCGTCCCAGCAGTTCATTGTTCACGGCCACCCCTCGATCCTACCGGCCGCGGGTCAGGCGGCCCTGGCCGCGAGCGCAGAGCCGAGAAGCACGAGACGCATGCTGCGTTCTGCGGCATCGCGCAGCAGCTGCTCCCCCTGCTCCACCGCCTGCTCCAGCCGCATCGGCACGGTCAGGATCGAAGCGATCGCGCCGATCCCGATGTCGTGCACGGCCGGCGCACCCTCCCCCAACGAACCCGCGATCCCGAGCACAGGCACCCCGGCGATCCGCGCGCGCATCGCGACCTCGGCCGGCACCTTGCCCCGCGGTGTCTGGAAGTCGATCGCGCCTTCCGCAGTGATGACCAGGTCGGCCCTCGACATCAGGTCATCCAATGACTGCGGCAGCAGATCGCCGTCCAGCAGCACCTCGAATCGTGGTGCGAGACGAGCCCCGAGGACTGCCGCCAGTCCGGCACCCAGCCCGCCGGAGGCACCTGAGCCGGGCCCTGTGCGCACATCCATCCGGCCGCCGTGCGGACTGTGTCGCTCCAGCACGTCCGCCCACGCATCCAGCGCAGTGGAGAGTCGTTCGACACCCTCGGGAGACGCGCCCTTCTGCGGCCCGAACACGCGCGCGACGCCGCGCGGCCCGCACAGCACATTGTGGATGTTGCACGCGAGGACGATCTCGACGTCTGCTGCCCTCGGGTGCAGCCCGCCGAGATCCAGGGATGCCGCGTCGATGAGGTGCCGCCCACCGCGCGGCAGCGCAGTGCCGTCGCGGTCGAGGATCCGAACGCCCAGTGCCTCGAGCGCTCCGGCGCCGCCGTCGCTGGTGCCGGAGTCGCCGCAACCGACGATGATCCGCTCGGCGCCGCCGTCCAGCGCCGCGACGATCAACTCGCCGACACCGTAGGTGCTGGTCGCGCCCGGGTCACGCCGATCCCTCGGCACGAGGCGCAGCCCGCCGGCCGCAGCCATCTCGACGACTGCCGTCCCTCGCGAGGAGCCGCCGAGGAGTGCGTAGTGCGCGGCGACGGGATCGCCGACCGGGCCGGACACGACGACGGGAACGAGCTCGCCACCGGTTGCGGCTGCCAACGCGGCTGCGGTTCCCTCACCACCGTCCGGGATGGGGAACTCATCGACCTGGACGCCGGGGATGATGCGGCGCACGCCGGCCGCGATCGCGCGGGCGACGGTCTCGGCATCCAGGCTCTCCTTGAAACCACTGGGGGCGACGAGAATGCGCTGCGGAATGTGAATGGACATGGTTTCTCCTCGAGATGTGCACCCGTTTCGGGTACGACGAACGTCGGTGGTGGCGAAAAAGTTGATCGGATGCGGACGCTCGGATGCTCAGATCAGCAGTGGCATCCCCATCGCGGGCCAGATCCAGAATGAGAAGCCCGCGACGAGAAGGAACATCGCGGGCCCCAGGATCACGGAGAGCGAGCGCAGGTCTCCGGAGCGGAACCCGTCGGACACGACATCAGGGTCGGCGAACATCGCGACGGGCTTCGCGGAGCTCGGCAGCGTGTGGCAGAAGCCTGCGGCGGCGGTGGATGCGAACGCCGCGGCTGCCGGATCGACGCCGAGCCCCGGTGCGAGCACGATGACCAGCGGGATGATCGCGGCGGATCGGGCAGATCGCGACGGGATCATCAGGTGCGCGAGCAGAGACAGCGCGATGACGACCAGGGCGAAGGCGATTCCGGCGGCCGGGCCGAGAGAAGCCATCGGGGCGAGAGCCAATCGTCCGAGCCAGGCGGCGGCACCGGTGGCGGTGAGGGCGGATGCCAGCGCGAGGGTCGCCGCGAGGAAGAGCAGCAGCGTCCACGGCACCTTCTTGACGGCGACGGGGAGGCTGGTGCATCCGATCGACGGCGATACCGCGACCACCGCGCCGAGGAGCGCCACGACAGCAGGGGGTACGTGATGCAGCGACTCTGTGCACCACATCACGACGACACCGGCGAGCAGCACTGCCGCGCGGCGTTCGAGCGGACTGAGCGGACCGGAGACCGGCGTCGGCGCCGTTCGCGCCAGATCCGCGAGGGTGATCCGTATGCCGACTCGGCGGTCGGCACTCGCTGTGAAGCGCAACAGCACGATCTCGCAGGCGACATGCGAGGAGACGATGGCCAGCGGCAGGCCGAACCACAGCCAGGAGAGGAAGCCGAAGCCATGGCCCGTCGCCGACTCGACCAGCTGCGCAGTGATCACGTGCGCCCCTGCACCGAGCAGCGAGCCGACTGCGGACAGCAGGATGACGGTCGGGAAGAGCAATGAGAGTGCGCGGGTGAGGGCGACTCCTCCCGCCAAGGACGCGGCGAGCGCGGTGAACACCGGGATGGCCAGCGCCGCGCGGCCGGAGGTGGCGGGCACAGCGAACGTCGTGATCGTGAGAGCCAGAGTGGTGAGGTGGAACAGCGCACGCGGTGAGCGCGCCAGGCGCAGCAGCTGAGCTGCGCCGCGAAGCGCCAGGCCGGACGAGCTGACACCGGTCGCGATGATGAACGCGCAGATCAACAGCCAGATCGTCTCATCGCCGAGCGAGGCGAAGAAGGTCTGCGACGGGAGCACGCCGGTGACGATGAGGGCGACGGCGGCGAGAAAAGCCACCAGTGTGTCATCGAGCGTCGTACTCGTCCATGCCCAGACGGCGAGGAGGAACACGGAGATCGTCACGGCGGCGGGAAGCGTCGGCGCGGAATCACCGACAGATGGGCGCATGAGCGCCGAGATGGTGACGGCGACCGCGATGACGATGACGGCGATGAGGCTTGAGAGGCGCAGCACGCGGGCGCGGTTCCAGGGCTCGCGCGGCGTGTGCGGGCGTCGCGATCGTCGGCCCGACGGTCGCACCGGGGCGGTTCGCTCCGGTGGATTGGTGGCGTAGATGACGCGTATCGGTGCGGTGTTCATTGGAATCGGTATCCTGCGCCGCGGACGGTCTCGATGTGGGCCGCACCGATCTTGTTCCGGAGCGCGCGCACGTACACATCGACGACGTTGGATGCCGGATCGAAGTCCATCCCCCACACGTGGCCGATGAGCTGATCGCGAGACAGTACTTGGCCCGCGTTCTGCACGAACACCTCCAGCAGCGCGAACTCACGAGACGTGAGGTCGGCGATGCCGTCCCCGATCGTGACTCGGCGCGATCGGATGTCGATGGTGACCTCGCCGTGCGCGAGCACGGGGCCGGTGGCCCGTTGATCGCCGTCGCCGATACGCAGCTTCACCCGCGCGAGGAGTTCAGCGAACTGGAACGGCTTGGTGACGTAGTCGTTCGCCCCGCCCTCGAGGCCTCGCACCGTGTCGATGACGGAGTCACGGGCGGTGAGGATGATCACCGGGGTGGTCATGCCTTCCCCGCGCAGGTGCGAGAGCACGGAGAATCCGTCCATGCCCTGCAGGCCGATGTCCAGCAGCACCAGGTCGAACAGGCCGCCGCGGGCGAGGATGAGGGCGGTCTCGCCGTCGGATGCCTCAGAGGTCTCGTATCCGGCGGCGTGCAGGCCTCTGCGGATGAAGGATGTGATGTGAGGATCGTCTTCCGCGATCAGGATGTGTCGCACGTCAGGCGTCCTTTCCAGACAGAGATTCGATGATGACGTTGGCTTCTCCGGCGTCCGTCGAGTCCGGCGCGGGGATGTCGATCCCGAAGGTCGCGCCCTCTCCGAGAACGCTGTCGACCCAGGCCGAACCGCCATGGGCATCGGCGATCGCGCGAACGATCGCGAGGCCCAGGCCGGAGCCGCGGCGGGGGCCGGCGGTGTCTCCGGGTGCGCCTCCCCGGACGAAGCGTTCGAAGATGCGGGCGGCATCCGCCGACGCGACGCCGGGGCCCTCATCCTGCACCCACAACCGCAGCCTGCGCTGCGCGCCCTCGCCGTCGAAGCGGGAACCGATGCGGATGCGGTCGCCGGGTTCGGTGACCTGGACGGCATTGGCCGACAGCTGCAGCACGGCCTGCGTGATGCGCTGCGGGTCGCAGCTCGCGTGTCCTTCTGCGACCTCCATCAGCTGCCAGCGCCGGTCTCCCAGCGCCTGCGCCTTGGCCTCGATATCGAGGGTGAGGGTCGCGGCGTCGCATCCGGCGATCCGGACGAAGTCAGGTTGCTGGGCGCGAGCCAGCACGAGCAGATCGGTGACGATACGCGTCATCCGGTCGAGTTCTCCGCTGACCAGGCGCAGCGTCTCTCGGCGCTCGTCCTGGTCTTCGCTGAGCAACTCGAGGTGGCCACGGACGATCGTGATCGGCGTGCGCAGCTCGTGCCCGGCGTCGTCGACGAAACGCTGCTGGGTGGCGTAGACGTCTTCCAGCCGGTCGAGCATCTGGTTGAAGGTGATCGCGACCGCTGCGATGTCGTCTGTTCCGTTCACCGGCACCCGTGCGGTGAGGTCATGCTCGTTGATCTCGCGCGCGACGCGGTGCACTGCACGGATCGGGGCGAGGATCTGGCCTGCGACCAGCCATGCGACACCGGAGCTGAGCAGGATGCCGGCGAGTGCGACCCATGCGATCGTCACGACCGATTGATCCACGGCCGCACGTGGTGCCTCGGTGAACTGCAGCACCAGGAGCGCGCCCTGGGCGTCGCCGGCGGTGAAGTCGACGCGTCCCCATCGAAGCGGACCGGCCGCGGTCGATTCGACGACACCTGCGTTCTCCTCGAGATCCAGCATCTGAAGCACGAGCGTCTGTCCGCCGGCGAAACCGAGCGATGCGTCACTGCCTTCCACCAGCCCGTTCGCCGTGGCGACAGGGGCGCCATCGACAGCACCGAGGATGATCTCGTTCGAGTGCACCGATTGACGGTCGAGATACTCCTGGAGCAGCCCCTCCGCAGAGGTGAACTCCGTGGAGGAATCCTCCAGGAACCGCAGGAACTCCTGCGCCTCCTGTTCGATGTCGACGTTCGCGTCCTGATCGACGCTGGAGAGGAAGATGCTGCGCCCCATCAGTCCGACGGCCAGGAGCGTGAACACCGTGCTGACGATGATCCACGCAGTGATCCTCCACCGCGCAGGCATGGCGCGTGGGCGCAGTGATCGACGGCGCGGCGGGTCTTCCTGGACGATTCCGATCGGAGCGGTGATGGCGTCAGTCATCGTCGCCATCATCATCCCCGTCGTCGTCGCCGTCATCGTCATCGTCGGATGGTGGCGCCGGCGGGGCCGGTGCTGGTGGAGCCGGGGCCGGCGGTGCGGGTGCCGGCGGAGTCACGGGCTCTGCAGACGGCGCAGGCGCAGGACTCGGCGTTCCGATCTCGACGATCACCGTCTCCTGCGGCATCTGCGGGGCCCCCGGTGACTGAGCCACGGCGACGCTGCCGACGGCGAAGATCACCGGCAACGCGATGAGGGCACCGGGGAGGAGGATGCGGCGTGAGAACGTCATGGTTCCATCGTGCCGTCACTTTGTGATGCAGACATGAGGCAGGGATGAAGATTCCCTCATCTTCGCCGCGCAGACGCGCGGCGCCGGCGTCCGGAGTCCTCGCTCGGCGTCTACGCCCGGCTTCCGCGTGAGCGGAGGGCCTTGATCGCCATCTGCACGGCGATGATCACGAGGTATGCCGCGAACAGCATGTTGCCGAGGAACGGGTCGATCAGCGTCGCGAGCCACGCACCGAGCGCGGTCGTGGTGCACGCCGCCACCCCGATCATGCCGGCAGCGAGCAGGTCGACGTTGCGGTGACGGAGATTGCCGATCGTTCCCGAGATCGCCGTGGGGATCATCATCAGCAGCGAAGTCCCCTTCGCTTCGAGGTCGCTCGTTCCGAAGACGAGCATGAGCACGGGGACGACGATGACTCCGCCCCCGACGCCGATGAGCCCCGCGATGACCCCGGTGAGCACGCCGACGAGCGCGAGGCCCGCGCCGTTGATCCAGCCGAGTTCGAACTCCGCTGCACGTGAGGGGATGACGAGGAACAGGCTGATGATCACCAACACGAGGAACCCGACGAAGCACCAGCGGAGCACGGTCTGCGAGATCTTCGGCAGCAGTCGCGTACCGATCTGCGCACCGATCACGGCCCCTGCCGCGAGGATGAGTGCGGGAATCCACGCGACAGATCCGGATGCCGCGTATGAGATCACGCCCACACTCGCAGTGGGCACGATCGCGGCGAGCGAGGTGCCTGCCGCGAGGCGCTGATCGAAGCTCAGGAACAGCACGAGCAGCGGCACGATGACCGTCCCTCCGCCGACACCGAAGAGCCCGGAGAGGAGGCCGGCGACAAGACCGATCAGAACGAAGGTGATGTAAGCGCGGGGGCCGCGGATCCGTGCAGTTGGCGTGTCGGTCACGTGGTTCCTCGTCCCGCGCCGAGGCGCGCGCTGATAGCGGATGCCGCAGACTTGAGCTGCGGCACGAT
The DNA window shown above is from Microbacterium murale and carries:
- a CDS encoding response regulator transcription factor; translated protein: MRHILIAEDDPHITSFIRRGLHAAGYETSEASDGETALILARGGLFDLVLLDIGLQGMDGFSVLSHLRGEGMTTPVIILTARDSVIDTVRGLEGGANDYVTKPFQFAELLARVKLRIGDGDQRATGPVLAHGEVTIDIRSRRVTIGDGIADLTSREFALLEVFVQNAGQVLSRDQLIGHVWGMDFDPASNVVDVYVRALRNKIGAAHIETVRGAGYRFQ
- a CDS encoding sensor histidine kinase: MTDAITAPIGIVQEDPPRRRSLRPRAMPARWRITAWIIVSTVFTLLAVGLMGRSIFLSSVDQDANVDIEQEAQEFLRFLEDSSTEFTSAEGLLQEYLDRQSVHSNEIILGAVDGAPVATANGLVEGSDASLGFAGGQTLVLQMLDLEENAGVVESTAAGPLRWGRVDFTAGDAQGALLVLQFTEAPRAAVDQSVVTIAWVALAGILLSSGVAWLVAGQILAPIRAVHRVAREINEHDLTARVPVNGTDDIAAVAITFNQMLDRLEDVYATQQRFVDDAGHELRTPITIVRGHLELLSEDQDERRETLRLVSGELDRMTRIVTDLLVLARAQQPDFVRIAGCDAATLTLDIEAKAQALGDRRWQLMEVAEGHASCDPQRITQAVLQLSANAVQVTEPGDRIRIGSRFDGEGAQRRLRLWVQDEGPGVASADAARIFERFVRGGAPGDTAGPRRGSGLGLAIVRAIADAHGGSAWVDSVLGEGATFGIDIPAPDSTDAGEANVIIESLSGKDA
- a CDS encoding sulfite exporter TauE/SafE family protein; the protein is MTDTPTARIRGPRAYITFVLIGLVAGLLSGLFGVGGGTVIVPLLVLFLSFDQRLAAGTSLAAIVPTASVGVISYAASGSVAWIPALILAAGAVIGAQIGTRLLPKISQTVLRWCFVGFLVLVIISLFLVIPSRAAEFELGWINGAGLALVGVLTGVIAGLIGVGGGVIVVPVLMLVFGTSDLEAKGTSLLMMIPTAISGTIGNLRHRNVDLLAAGMIGVAACTTTALGAWLATLIDPFLGNMLFAAYLVIIAVQMAIKALRSRGSRA